A single region of the Anaerococcus urinomassiliensis genome encodes:
- a CDS encoding substrate-binding domain-containing protein, giving the protein MSRSYIAKKLGFVESLYKYYDDANFVEFKVKDPEEDLLKLIDFLRKHPEFDSIQFELDRLAVNAYKLMANEGIKIPEDLGIIGFDNIHATDFTNQAITSIDQRISD; this is encoded by the coding sequence ATGTCTAGGTCCTATATTGCCAAGAAATTAGGTTTTGTTGAGTCTCTTTATAAGTATTATGACGATGCGAATTTTGTTGAATTTAAAGTAAAAGACCCAGAGGAAGACCTCTTGAAATTAATCGATTTTCTAAGGAAACATCCAGAATTTGACTCAATCCAATTTGAGTTAGATAGACTTGCTGTAAATGCCTATAAACTTATGGCAAATGAAGGAATAAAAATCCCTGAAGACCTTGGCATTATAGGTTTTGACAATATCCATGCAACAGACTTTACCAACCAAGCCATAACTTCCATAGATCAGAGAATTTCCGACTAG
- a CDS encoding transposase, which translates to MTKVYRSFDWNKDGQKTKGIYIAKTFQKYRKESLENIISDQEIEERLNRSIQAEGAFSKIKSGLNYNRSHYR; encoded by the coding sequence ATAACAAAAGTCTACAGATCTTTCGACTGGAACAAAGATGGTCAAAAAACTAAAGGAATCTACATAGCGAAAACCTTCCAAAAGTATAGGAAAGAATCATTAGAAAACATAATATCTGACCAAGAAATAGAAGAAAGATTAAATAGATCAATCCAAGCTGAAGGAGCATTTTCAAAAATAAAGTCAGGACTAAACTACAATAGATCCCATTATAGATGA
- a CDS encoding NAD(P)/FAD-dependent oxidoreductase: MIIIRNIILESDNKDKLRAKIAKLIRRKNFEYEIFRKSIDSRKGIKFNYQVLVDIDLPDKEIKKIKGAESFAYKDFSIEINNPPKEVAIVGSGPSGLFCAYILAQNGVKVKVIERGEPIEDRIKTIENFKKTGKLNPESNIQFGEGGAGTYSDGKLTARSKDPRVRLVLETFHKHGAPDDILIDSKPHIGTDLLRDVIVNMRKEIIKSGGEFLFSHHMDDIDINDGKVDSLTINGEKLTSDSYVLALGHSARDSFEILANKIKIENKNFAVGFRIEHKRKTINDAQYNGKETDIDNNPLPAASYNLSYNDREKGLSAYTFCMCPGGYVVNASSEEGELCVNGMSYHARDGKNSNSAIIVTVGEDVYGKNILDGMRFQREIEAKAYKLGSGKVPVQRYIDYKNNNITNEFGHIKPSIEGLYQKSNLRGLYPEAIEAMIIEAVENWGKKIKGFNDDNAILAGVETRSSSPIKMKRDGENKAEGIENLYVIGEGSGFAGGIVSSAIDGIKSAEYILKRK, translated from the coding sequence GGCAAAAATTGCAAAACTAATCAGACGTAAAAATTTTGAATATGAAATTTTCAGAAAATCTATAGATTCTCGCAAGGGAATAAAATTTAACTACCAGGTTTTAGTAGATATAGATTTGCCAGATAAGGAAATTAAGAAGATAAAGGGTGCTGAAAGCTTTGCCTATAAAGATTTTTCTATAGAAATTAACAATCCACCAAAAGAAGTTGCCATAGTAGGATCAGGACCATCTGGATTATTCTGTGCCTACATCCTGGCTCAAAACGGAGTAAAGGTAAAAGTAATAGAACGAGGCGAGCCAATAGAAGATAGGATAAAAACTATTGAAAATTTCAAAAAAACTGGCAAACTCAATCCAGAAAGCAATATCCAATTTGGAGAAGGTGGGGCAGGCACATATTCAGATGGAAAACTTACTGCAAGGTCCAAAGACCCAAGAGTTAGATTAGTTCTTGAGACCTTTCACAAACATGGCGCACCAGATGATATACTAATAGATTCCAAGCCGCATATAGGGACAGATTTATTAAGAGATGTAATAGTCAATATGCGTAAAGAAATTATAAAAAGTGGAGGAGAGTTTCTATTCTCCCACCATATGGATGATATAGATATAAATGATGGCAAAGTGGATAGCTTAACCATCAATGGTGAAAAATTAACAAGTGATTCCTATGTCCTAGCTCTGGGACATTCGGCAAGAGATAGTTTTGAGATATTAGCAAATAAAATAAAAATTGAAAATAAAAACTTTGCCGTTGGATTTAGAATTGAACACAAGAGAAAAACTATAAATGATGCCCAGTATAATGGAAAAGAAACTGATATAGATAATAATCCTTTGCCAGCAGCATCATACAATCTATCCTACAATGACAGAGAAAAGGGCTTATCAGCTTATACATTTTGTATGTGCCCAGGAGGATATGTAGTAAATGCAAGTAGTGAAGAAGGTGAACTTTGTGTCAATGGAATGAGCTATCACGCAAGAGATGGCAAAAATTCAAACTCTGCAATAATAGTCACTGTTGGCGAGGATGTCTATGGCAAAAATATTTTAGATGGAATGAGATTTCAAAGAGAAATAGAAGCCAAGGCATACAAACTAGGAAGTGGAAAAGTACCAGTTCAGAGATATATAGATTATAAAAACAATAACATAACAAATGAATTTGGACATATAAAACCATCTATAGAAGGTCTTTACCAAAAAAGCAATCTAAGAGGTCTTTATCCAGAAGCAATTGAAGCAATGATTATAGAAGCAGTGGAAAACTGGGGTAAGAAAATCAAAGGTTTCAATGATGACAATGCAATACTAGCTGGAGTAGAAACAAGATCATCATCTCCAATAAAGATGAAAAGAGATGGTGAAAATAAAGCAGAAGGAATAGAAAACTTATATGTAATAGGTGAAGGTTCAGGCTTTGCAGGAGGCATTGTGTCATCAGCCATAGATGGGATAAAGTCAGCAGAATATATATTAAAAAGAAAATAA